TTTATTTTTTAAAGCTTTCTCCCAGTCCCATGCTGTCAGCATCATTTCGTCAAGCGTTTTTTCTGCTTTCCATCCTAATTCGTCATTAGCAAATTTAGTATCAGCAAATACTTGTTCTACATCTCCAGCTCTTCGTTCAACAATTTTATAATTGAGCTTTTCTCCAGAAACTTTCTCGAAAGAGTTGACAACTTCCAAAACAGAAAATCCATTTCCAGTTCCAAGATTGAAGATTTCTACTTTCTTTTTTTGCTTTTCTCCAATCAGGCGATCTACCGCAATAACATGAGCTTTTGCCAAATCTACTACATGAATATAATCCCTAATAGCAGTTCCATCAGGGGTATTATAATCTTCACCAAAAACCGACAATTCTTTTCTTAATCCAATAGCTGTTTGCGTAATAAAGGGAACCAAGTTATTAGGAACCCCAAGAGGCAATTCTCCTATCAAGGAGGATTCATGCGCGCCAATGGGATTAAAATATCTTAGAAGAATCGCATTTACATTGGTTACCTTAGCTGTATCTTGTATAACCTCCTCTGAAATTTGTTTGGTATTACCATAAGGCGACATGGCCATTTGAATAGGTGCATCTTCAGCTACTGGTAAAGCTTCAGGTTGCCCATAGACAGTACAAGAAGAAGAAAAAACTAAATTATCAATCTCTTGGACTTTCATATTCTCCAAAATATTAACTAAAGAAAATAGATTATTCCTATAATACATTAATGGGTCTCCAACAGATTCACCAACAGCCTTAAAAGCCGCAAAATGGATAATTCCAGAGATGTCATTATTTCTACTAAAAAAGTCTTTTGTTTTTTCTACATCAATTAAATCGAATTGTTCAAATTCAGGTCTTTTACCACTTATCTTTTCAATTTGATCTATAACCTGTATGTGAGAGTTACTTAAGTTATCAACTATAATCACTTCATAGCCCTTGTTTTGAAGTTCAACTACTGTATGTGAACCTATATATCCGGTTCCTCCTGTTACTAAAATTTTCATAAGCTAAAATTAATAATCTTCGTTTTGAATAATATTATAAATTTAAGAAAAGTACCTCAACAAAACAAGTGTAAATCAAAAATATTGTATTTCTATAATATTAGCAGCTGATATTTTAAATTTTTAAAAATAATTATTGCCATTAAAAAATCCGTAATTTTGCTGTAACTGAAAAACATAAATAAATTTGGAACAACTCTATATCTATAGTCATAAAAACAGCAAAAGGCTTCAATATATCTTAAAGCTTATCTTTAATGAATTAATGGGTTTAGATTATAAATTCACAACTAATATTGAGGAGTTTCGCTCAGCTGTGCATCCCAAATTTGCTTATACCAATAGCCCTCCAAATGATGCATTGTTTTTGTGCTGTAAAAACCTGCTTTTTGAAACTGATATCAGACATCAAGAATTGCAGTTTGTAGATTTTAAAGATATTCCATCTGCATTTCCTGTTTATCATAAAAAAAGCATATTACCTTTCGATATGTTTGCAGCATCATTTCTGTTCATTAGCAGATATGAAGAATACCTTCCTCATAAAAAAGATCACCATAAAAGATTTGTGGCTGCTGAGAGTTTAGCTTTTCAAAAAGGCTTCCTTCAAAAACCTGTTATCAATATTTGGGCTAAGGAGCTGCACCGAATACTAAAAGAGAAATACCCCATATTACCAGAGTATAAAGGAAGATACAAATTTACTCCCACCTATGATATAGATATTGCTTGGTCATTTAAAAACAAAGGATTAACCAGAAACTTTGGTGGTCTCATGAGAGACATTCTTCATTTTGATTGGAAGCAGGTTAAACTGAGAGTCCAAGTGCTTAATCATAAAGTTAAAGACCCATACGATACCTATCAAATTCAGCACAGATGGACAAAAAAATACAAATTAAATCCCATTTATTTTATTTTATTTGGTGAACTGGGGCCTTTTGATAAAAACATATCATTTATAAACAGCAATTTCCAAAATCTCATTAAAGATTTACGAGACCATGCTCAAATAGGTATCCATCCTTCTTATGCTTCTAACGAAAACCCTAAGCTGCTAAAAAATGAACTAAATAATCTTTCGGAGAATGTTCATATTGATATCACTAGAAGCAGACAGCACTTTTTAAAACTCGACCTCCCCTCCACCTATAGAAACTTACTTAATCTTGGTATTCAGCATGACTATACCATGGGGTTTGCAAGCCAAGTGGGGTTTAGAGCTGGCATTTGTGAATCATTCTTCTTTTATGATCTGGATCTAGAAACAGAAACCAAATTAAGAGTTCACCCTTTTGCAGTAATGGATGGAACCTTAAGAGATTATTTAAAAACAGATTCCGATAACGCTAAGAATATCATCAGTAATCTGATAAAAGAAGTAAAAGCTGTAGATGGTCATTTTATTAGCTTATGGCATAATGAATCCTTAAATAATCTGGACAAATGGAGCGGCTGGCTCGAAGTTTATGAACACCTTTTAAAAGAAGCCACCAAGTGATTAAATACCTGAGAAACAAGGAAATTAACACTGACAAGTGGGATGCCTGCATCGAGGATTCTATGAATAAGAGAATTTATGCATATTCATGGTATTTAGATCATGTTGCTCCTGAATGGGGCGCACTTGTTATGGATGACTACCAAGCTGTTTTCCCAGTAATTACTAGAAAAAAACTTGGCGTTTCTTACGCTTTTCAACCACCATTTACACAGCAACTTGGCATTTTCACTCCTTTATTATTGACTAGCGACCTAGTTCAATCTTTTATAAAAAAGCTTATTGAGCTTCATCCTCTCGTTCAAATTAATTTAAATATCCATAATAAAATATCATTCCCAGCAGATTATATTCACATGAACACCAATCATGAGCTTGATATGATTGAGTCTCATGAAGATTTAAAAAGGAAATATTCAAAGAATTTAAAACGCAATATCAAAAAAGCTCAAAAGGCTGAACTCACCATATTCAAAAACTTAAAACCTGAAATAATCATTGAATTATTTAAAAAAAATAAAGGTAAACAATTGAATGCTTATAGTGAGGAAGATTATTTAACTCTAACTCGACTCATATACAAAGCCATAAAAAAAGGAAGAGCTGAAATATGGGGTTCTTTCAATCCAAAAAATCAGCTCTGTGCTGGAGCCATATTTTTAAAAGAGGAGCGAAGAAGAATATTTCTATTTTCAGCTACAAACAAAGAAGCCAAAACTAATGGTGCCATGCCCTATTTAATTGATTCTTATATTGAATCCTATTCAGGTTCTCAAACCATACTCGACTTTGAAGGCTCAAACGAACCAAACTTGGCTAGGTTCTATAAAAGCTTTGGCTCCAATGTTATCCATTACCCAATTATAAATTATAACTCCCTCCAGTGGTATATTGCCATTCCTTGGAAAATTAAAAAATGGCTGAATAAATGAATCTTTTATATTCATGTGTAACTTTTTATGAATAACTTTCTCTAATGAAAGGATAAACGAAAGTGCAGAAGAGTTTAAATTGTACAAAATAATATAGAATTACTAATCAATCGTTAATGTGCAAACAAGTTGGACTAACCACCACTTAAAATAACTATATTTGTTCATCAAAAAATCCAAAAAAACAATTAATATGGTGCATAATTTAAGTAGCGAGATTTCTATTCTAAATCAGTATGTTTCAGAACTCAGAAATGTAAAAGTACAAAATGATAGATGGCGATTTCGTAAAAATCTAGAAAGAATTGGTGCCGTTATGGCTTATGAAATAAGTAAGCAATTAGAATATGAAGTTAACAACATAGAAACTCCACTTGGGGTAGCACAATGTAATCAACTAAAATCAAATGTGGTGGTAGCCTCCATTATGCGTGCCGGAATACCAATGCACAATGGTTTATTGAGTGTTTTTGATCATGCCGAGAATGCCTTTATTTCCGCATACAGAAAACATGAAAAAGATGGAAGTTTCAAAATAAAACTAGAATATGTATCAAAACCAGATTTAACAGATAAAATCTTGATTTTATGCGATCCTATGTTAGCTACAGGAGCATCAATGGGGCTTACCTATAAAGCACTCATTGAGGAGGCTAAACCCAAACACACACACATCCTATCAGCAATTGCTAGTAGTGAAGGTATCAATTATTTAGAAAGGAATTTTTCAAAGTCTGCTATCACTATTTGGTCTGCGGCCATCGATGATGAGTTGACAGCACAATCATACATTGTTCCTGGTTTGGGTGACGCAGGAGATCTCGCTTTCGGAAAAAAACTATAACCTTGATGCTAAGCTTGAGTGTAGTCTGGCATCACAAAATAATAAAAGATGAAAATCAATGTAAAAGAGAATATTAGAATCTCATTAGAATCGATTAGATCGCATTTTTTAAGGACTATCCTTACGGTTCTTATTATCGCGTTTGGAATTACGGCATTGGTGGGAATCTTAACCAGTATTGATGCCATCAAATACTTTTTCACTAAAGAACTCAGCATGATGGGCGCCAATTCATTTTCCATCAACAACAGAGGCATGAACATCACCATAAATGGTAAAAGAATCAGACCCAGAAACAATAGGATCATCAATTTTGAAGAGGCCAAACAATTTAAAGAGCAGTTCAAAATGGATGGTTACACCTCTGTTAATATTGATGGTACTTGGACAGCAACTGTGAAGTACGAGTCAGAGAAATCTCATCCCAACGTTAATGTAAAGGGAGTAGACAAAGAATACCTTTTCACTTCTGGTGAGACTATTGCTTTTGGTAGAAACTTTTCCGATCATGATATTCAATACGGTCAACATATGGCAATTATTGGTAGCGACATTGTAAAAACTCTATTTAAAAACAACGAAGATCCCATTGGCAAAATCATCACAGTTGGACCAGGGAAATACAAAGTAATTGGTGTAATCAAGGAAAAAGGAAGTAGTATAGGTTTTAGTGGAGACAGAAGTGTCTGGATTCCTCTTAATAACGTCAGGCAATACTTCTCCCGTCCCGATATGAATTACAGAATAAATGTACTACCCAATAAAGAAATGGATGTATCAGCAGCTGTAGGAGAAGCTACAGGTCTATTTAGAATCATCAGAAAGGATAAACTTGGGGATTTAGATAGCTTTGCAATTATTAAAAGTGATAATTTGGCAGAAATGCTTTTAGAGAATTTGAAAGCAATCAGTATCGCTGCCACAGTAATTGGTTTAATTACCCTTGCAGGAGCTGCCATTGGTTTAATGAATATCATGTTGGTTTCAGTTACAGAAAGAACAAGAGAAATAGGTATTAGAAAAGCTTTAGGAGCCACGGGAAAGATGATCAGATCTCAG
This region of Lentimicrobium sp. L6 genomic DNA includes:
- the galE gene encoding UDP-glucose 4-epimerase GalE, whose protein sequence is MKILVTGGTGYIGSHTVVELQNKGYEVIIVDNLSNSHIQVIDQIEKISGKRPEFEQFDLIDVEKTKDFFSRNNDISGIIHFAAFKAVGESVGDPLMYYRNNLFSLVNILENMKVQEIDNLVFSSSCTVYGQPEALPVAEDAPIQMAMSPYGNTKQISEEVIQDTAKVTNVNAILLRYFNPIGAHESSLIGELPLGVPNNLVPFITQTAIGLRKELSVFGEDYNTPDGTAIRDYIHVVDLAKAHVIAVDRLIGEKQKKKVEIFNLGTGNGFSVLEVVNSFEKVSGEKLNYKIVERRAGDVEQVFADTKFANDELGWKAEKTLDEMMLTAWDWEKALKNKH
- a CDS encoding polysaccharide deacetylase family protein gives rise to the protein MEQLYIYSHKNSKRLQYILKLIFNELMGLDYKFTTNIEEFRSAVHPKFAYTNSPPNDALFLCCKNLLFETDIRHQELQFVDFKDIPSAFPVYHKKSILPFDMFAASFLFISRYEEYLPHKKDHHKRFVAAESLAFQKGFLQKPVINIWAKELHRILKEKYPILPEYKGRYKFTPTYDIDIAWSFKNKGLTRNFGGLMRDILHFDWKQVKLRVQVLNHKVKDPYDTYQIQHRWTKKYKLNPIYFILFGELGPFDKNISFINSNFQNLIKDLRDHAQIGIHPSYASNENPKLLKNELNNLSENVHIDITRSRQHFLKLDLPSTYRNLLNLGIQHDYTMGFASQVGFRAGICESFFFYDLDLETETKLRVHPFAVMDGTLRDYLKTDSDNAKNIISNLIKEVKAVDGHFISLWHNESLNNLDKWSGWLEVYEHLLKEATK
- the upp gene encoding uracil phosphoribosyltransferase; translation: MNMVHNLSSEISILNQYVSELRNVKVQNDRWRFRKNLERIGAVMAYEISKQLEYEVNNIETPLGVAQCNQLKSNVVVASIMRAGIPMHNGLLSVFDHAENAFISAYRKHEKDGSFKIKLEYVSKPDLTDKILILCDPMLATGASMGLTYKALIEEAKPKHTHILSAIASSEGINYLERNFSKSAITIWSAAIDDELTAQSYIVPGLGDAGDLAFGKKL
- a CDS encoding ABC transporter permease, with product MKINVKENIRISLESIRSHFLRTILTVLIIAFGITALVGILTSIDAIKYFFTKELSMMGANSFSINNRGMNITINGKRIRPRNNRIINFEEAKQFKEQFKMDGYTSVNIDGTWTATVKYESEKSHPNVNVKGVDKEYLFTSGETIAFGRNFSDHDIQYGQHMAIIGSDIVKTLFKNNEDPIGKIITVGPGKYKVIGVIKEKGSSIGFSGDRSVWIPLNNVRQYFSRPDMNYRINVLPNKEMDVSAAVGEATGLFRIIRKDKLGDLDSFAIIKSDNLAEMLLENLKAISIAATVIGLITLAGAAIGLMNIMLVSVTERTREIGIRKALGATGKMIRSQFLIEAVVISQIGGVVGIIFGIAIGNLVSFQIGSSFIIPWNWMIIGVLLCFGVALLSGILPANKAAKLDPIDSLRHE